The proteins below are encoded in one region of Hordeum vulgare subsp. vulgare chromosome 3H, MorexV3_pseudomolecules_assembly, whole genome shotgun sequence:
- the LOC123439217 gene encoding E3 ubiquitin-protein ligase SINA-like 2 yields the protein MEVKSNVMSKEGEAMLQQGVGVVRKQNVTMRMEVFHCAVCAKPLRPPIFQCSSGTSICSPCYRKLPVGEHDASKRSYTMERVVESILVPCKLGCNMKMAYYRQDAHERECLMGPCVCPVSGCSFVAPAPALLGHLTTLHQLPTAPVKLFVTFLCPVKPVTQVLSSECGRLFLLHVEPVESFGHAVSLTCVRPQTPREVVVSVQFSSSEGHFQASKLEFRPDAEPRQCLCVVPGGGADVLVSIKICLVYSDNDELHVKDDDDEEEEDDDDQDYDYDDDEEE from the exons atggaggtgaaGAGCAATGTCATGAGCAAGGAAGGAGAAGCTATGCTGCAACAGGGAGTGGGCGTTGTTAGGAAGCAGAATGTGACCATGAGGATGGAGGTATTCCACTGCGCCGTCTGCGCCAAGCCCCTTAGGCCTCCAATCTTCCAG TGTTCTAGCGGGACTTCCATCTGCTCGCCTTGCTATCGCAAACTCCCGGTAGGCGAGCACGATGCTTCCAAGCGTAGCTACACCATGGAGCGTGTCGTCGAGAGTATCTTGGTTCCCTGCAAGCTTGGATGCAATATGAAGATGGCCTACTACAGGCAGGACGCACACGAGAGGGAGTGCCTGATGGGGCCGTGCGTCTGCCCGGTCTCGGGTTGCAGCTTCGTCGCGCCAGCGCCGGCGCTCCTGGGCCATCTCACCACCTTGCATCAGTTGCCAACAGCACCAGTCAAATTGTTCGTGACGTTTCTCTGCCCAGTCAAGCCGGTCACTCAAGTTCTCAGCAGCGAATGCGGCCGCCTGTTCCTGCTCCATGTAGAGCCAGTCGAGTCGTTCGGCCATGCAGTCTCCCTCACCTGCGTCCGGCCACAGACTCCACGAGAAGTGGTCGTCTCTGTTCAATTCTCGTCCTCCGAAGGACATTTTCAAGCCTCGAAGCTGGAATTCAGACCCGACGCGGAACCAAGGCAATGCTTGTGTGTCGTGCCCGGTGGAGGAGCCGACGTCTTGGTCAGCATCAAGATATGCCTCGTGTACTCTGACAATGACGAGCTGCATgtcaaggatgatgatgatgaggaggaggaggacgacgacgaccaagactacgactatgacgacgacgaggaggaatgA